The following proteins are co-located in the Desulfobacterales bacterium genome:
- a CDS encoding 4Fe-4S dicluster domain-containing protein, with translation MARYGMLIDLNKCVRCRTCYVVCKVMHDIPNQFESGKRYARLKFVEPEVGKYPEVKRHFLPYHCMQCDNPACMEVCPENAIFRTKEGLISFDPAKCIGCEACVEACPYNARYLNEETGTVDACDLCADRIAEGKLPWCAERCIGHAMMVGDLDDPNSDISKDIKRTNAKPLASHFGTRPKVYYAYADINAVPL, from the coding sequence ATGGCTAGATATGGTATGTTGATCGATCTGAATAAATGCGTGCGCTGCAGGACATGTTATGTGGTATGCAAAGTCATGCACGACATTCCCAATCAGTTCGAAAGCGGAAAACGATATGCCCGGCTGAAGTTTGTGGAGCCCGAAGTCGGAAAATATCCCGAAGTGAAACGTCACTTCCTCCCGTATCACTGCATGCAGTGTGACAATCCGGCCTGCATGGAAGTCTGTCCGGAAAACGCCATTTTCCGGACAAAAGAAGGACTTATCTCTTTTGATCCGGCCAAATGTATCGGCTGCGAGGCCTGTGTGGAGGCCTGCCCGTACAATGCCCGATACCTGAACGAAGAAACCGGTACGGTGGATGCCTGCGACCTGTGTGCGGACAGAATCGCAGAAGGCAAGCTGCCGTGGTGTGCCGAACGCTGTATCGGCCATGCCATGATGGTCGGCGATCTGGATGATCCGAACAGTGACATCTCAAAGGACATTAAACGTACGAACGCCAAGCCCCTGGCCAGTCACTTTGGAACCAGACCCAAGGTGTATTATGCCTATGCGGATATCAACGCCGTACCGTTATAA
- a CDS encoding molybdopterin-dependent oxidoreductase yields the protein MEKQFKTTRRNFLKLSGGALGGVVAATYGCGNLKLSGLKSKEKEQDREEWKHTACAMCLMCPMQAKVKNGKIVDVRGEDIMPWQGNVCAKAYAGIWGRVYAPDRILHPLKRVGKRGDAKFVRCSWDEVTSALAKTLNQYRDAGHPEWFEIWWGCPVQTDNMYFLHYWSRITGANISYMHGQICFGDNAAEKNISFGKHHAGAVMMGAADYTHCKYALIAGQNYPGNSFTPGTAMGASAFYPLYLKARENGMKVTVVDPKLADSSAMADEWVPLRPGTDAAFALGLANILIKENLIDKDFLLKYTNAPQLIRVDNGQAMKDASGGYLAWHEPSGTARPMGKADHAAKGFTLGLGRQFEVNGVTCKTAFQLYAEEAAPYTPEEVIRICAIPYPAQKIVDIARRLGNNRPAVLVYPGLTTGRYANWFQVLRAYSTINMLLGNLDAKGGHYFPKHGFSGGTGWPEPPEVPAYPRPGLKTVPAAWGNQVSIESIDKKPCYTTPKEFHPATVALPWEHFDAMKEGKVKALFSTAENSAITQVDTSLVYECLHKLELIVVGEQLPKEFVELADYVIPEASYVERNHLYSFTPLAQDGKEHAMTFMRSAAIPPQGDSKPVSWFMTEVGKKMGLGPYFENLDHQYEWWDRMLKKAKVPLTAKQLVEKGPYVKTYPLSYDVLFKSIETRSGRFEIYSNELSEECFHHPASKWHQNIYVNPLPVYIPIATPQTADEFYMVCGKASWHQKNATQNNRYLMEDDIEGGNPYTPLYMNPSRAATLGFKEGDLLEIKCIGPTKAEDPCVVDESPLGYKQTIRLHISEGLHPDAAWTYFATGHNSKLMLPKVRDGILHSAFIPLSVEPYAGGCGKNYSIIKVRKIGG from the coding sequence ATGGAAAAACAATTTAAAACGACGCGTAGAAATTTTTTGAAATTGAGCGGGGGCGCTCTGGGCGGAGTGGTCGCGGCAACTTATGGCTGTGGCAATTTAAAACTCTCCGGCCTGAAGTCCAAAGAAAAAGAACAGGACCGGGAAGAATGGAAACACACGGCATGTGCAATGTGCCTCATGTGCCCGATGCAGGCCAAGGTTAAAAATGGAAAGATTGTCGATGTCAGGGGAGAGGATATCATGCCCTGGCAAGGCAATGTGTGCGCCAAAGCCTATGCCGGAATCTGGGGCCGTGTGTACGCACCGGATAGAATTCTGCATCCGTTGAAACGTGTCGGCAAGCGGGGAGATGCAAAGTTTGTCAGGTGCTCGTGGGATGAAGTGACCAGCGCTCTGGCCAAAACGCTCAATCAATACCGGGATGCCGGACATCCCGAATGGTTTGAGATCTGGTGGGGGTGTCCGGTTCAGACGGACAATATGTATTTTCTGCATTACTGGTCCCGGATCACCGGTGCAAATATCTCGTACATGCACGGGCAGATTTGTTTTGGAGATAATGCGGCGGAGAAAAACATATCATTTGGTAAGCATCATGCCGGGGCAGTAATGATGGGGGCTGCGGATTATACCCATTGTAAATATGCGCTGATCGCCGGGCAGAACTATCCCGGAAATTCGTTTACTCCGGGGACGGCCATGGGTGCATCGGCATTTTATCCGCTGTATCTGAAAGCAAGAGAAAACGGAATGAAAGTCACCGTCGTCGATCCCAAGCTGGCCGACAGCTCTGCCATGGCCGATGAATGGGTGCCGTTGAGACCGGGTACCGATGCCGCATTCGCCCTGGGCCTTGCCAATATATTGATCAAGGAAAATTTGATCGATAAGGATTTTCTTTTAAAATATACCAATGCGCCTCAACTGATCCGGGTAGATAACGGACAGGCAATGAAAGATGCCAGCGGCGGATATCTGGCCTGGCATGAGCCGTCCGGTACGGCGAGGCCTATGGGAAAGGCCGATCATGCCGCCAAAGGGTTTACGCTTGGACTGGGCAGGCAGTTCGAGGTCAACGGCGTGACATGCAAGACGGCGTTCCAGCTGTATGCCGAAGAGGCGGCGCCCTACACTCCCGAAGAAGTGATACGGATATGCGCGATTCCCTATCCTGCGCAGAAAATAGTCGATATTGCCCGTCGTCTGGGCAATAACAGGCCGGCGGTTCTGGTGTATCCCGGATTGACCACCGGCAGATATGCAAACTGGTTCCAGGTGTTGCGGGCTTACAGCACGATCAACATGCTGCTGGGCAATCTGGATGCAAAGGGCGGTCATTATTTTCCGAAACACGGATTCAGCGGCGGAACCGGTTGGCCGGAGCCTCCCGAGGTGCCGGCATACCCCAGACCCGGCCTGAAGACGGTGCCGGCGGCGTGGGGCAATCAGGTATCCATAGAGTCGATAGATAAAAAACCCTGCTACACCACGCCCAAGGAATTTCATCCGGCTACCGTGGCGCTTCCATGGGAACATTTTGATGCCATGAAGGAAGGGAAGGTCAAAGCACTGTTTTCGACCGCTGAAAATTCCGCCATTACCCAGGTGGATACCTCTCTGGTTTACGAGTGTCTCCATAAGCTGGAGCTGATCGTGGTGGGTGAGCAGCTGCCCAAGGAATTTGTCGAACTGGCCGATTACGTGATTCCCGAGGCATCCTATGTGGAACGGAATCATTTGTATTCGTTTACGCCGCTGGCACAGGACGGAAAAGAGCATGCCATGACGTTTATGCGATCGGCAGCCATTCCTCCTCAGGGGGATTCCAAACCGGTCAGCTGGTTTATGACGGAAGTGGGTAAAAAAATGGGGCTGGGTCCCTATTTCGAAAATCTGGATCATCAATACGAGTGGTGGGACCGAATGCTTAAAAAGGCCAAGGTTCCGCTGACCGCAAAGCAGCTGGTGGAAAAGGGACCGTACGTTAAAACATATCCCCTGTCCTACGATGTGCTGTTTAAATCCATTGAAACACGCAGTGGCCGTTTCGAGATATATTCCAATGAATTGTCCGAGGAGTGCTTTCACCATCCTGCGTCTAAATGGCATCAGAACATTTATGTGAATCCGCTGCCTGTTTATATTCCCATCGCTACCCCCCAAACGGCCGATGAATTTTACATGGTCTGCGGAAAAGCCAGCTGGCACCAGAAAAACGCCACCCAGAACAACCGCTATCTCATGGAAGATGATATTGAAGGCGGCAACCCGTACACGCCTTTGTATATGAATCCGAGCCGGGCAGCAACGCTGGGCTTCAAGGAAGGCGATCTTCTGGAAATCAAATGCATCGGGCCGACAAAAGCCGAAGATCCGTGCGTCGTGGACGAATCGCCCCTTGGGTACAAACAGACCATCCGGCTTCATATCAGCGAAGGGTTGCACCCGGATGCGGCATGGACGTATTTTGCTACCGGCCATAATTCAAAGTTGATGTTGCCTAAAGTCAGGGACGGTATCCTTCACAGCGCATTTATACCGCTGAGTGTTGAACCCTACGCCGGCGGTTGCGGTAAAAATTACAGTATCATCAAGGTTAGAAAGATTGGAGGCTGA
- a CDS encoding flavodoxin family protein, translating to MKTSRDLIQQSVKGLSPMPRVLGVSGSPRKGGNSYVILKQILTGAQQAGRTCDIIELKDYGFQGCIGCEQCRKNKICTGLNDGMTLLYPSILESRGLVLVCPTHNYNVTAWMKAFIDRMYCFYDFQNDRPRSWSSRLCGQGRKAVIAAICEQESKKDMGMTLDAMRLPLEALGYEIVAELPVLAVFDKAKVREQKVTLEKATQLGVELAGQLA from the coding sequence ATGAAAACATCCAGAGATCTGATTCAACAAAGTGTAAAAGGTTTAAGTCCGATGCCCCGGGTTCTGGGAGTTTCCGGCAGCCCGCGAAAGGGTGGAAATTCTTATGTCATTTTGAAGCAGATTTTGACCGGAGCCCAACAGGCAGGCAGGACGTGCGATATCATCGAATTGAAGGATTACGGGTTTCAGGGATGCATCGGCTGTGAACAGTGTCGAAAAAACAAAATCTGTACGGGATTGAATGACGGAATGACGCTGCTGTATCCGTCTATTCTCGAGTCCAGGGGACTGGTGTTGGTATGTCCTACCCACAACTACAATGTGACTGCCTGGATGAAAGCGTTCATCGACCGGATGTACTGTTTTTATGATTTTCAGAATGACCGCCCCCGTTCGTGGTCCAGCCGGTTGTGCGGACAGGGGAGAAAAGCGGTCATTGCCGCGATCTGTGAGCAGGAATCAAAAAAAGATATGGGAATGACGCTTGATGCCATGCGCCTCCCCCTGGAAGCCCTGGGATATGAGATCGTTGCCGAATTGCCTGTCCTGGCCGTATTCGACAAAGCAAAAGTCCGGGAGCAGAAAGTAACTCTGGAAAAAGCAACCCAACTGGGAGTCGAACTGGCCGGACAGCTTGCCTGA
- the cas2 gene encoding CRISPR-associated endonuclease Cas2 yields the protein MLVLVSYDVATTEDGGQRRLRRVAKACLDYGQRVQYSVFECIVDPAQWTMLRQRLISEIDQKSDSLRFYFLGSNWKHRVEHVGAKEAIDQEGPLIV from the coding sequence ATGCTTGTGCTTGTCAGCTATGATGTAGCAACAACCGAGGATGGTGGGCAGCGTCGTTTGCGCAGGGTGGCGAAGGCGTGTCTTGATTATGGACAACGTGTTCAATACTCTGTGTTTGAATGTATTGTTGATCCTGCACAGTGGACTATGCTGAGGCAGAGGCTTATCAGTGAAATAGACCAGAAATCAGACAGCCTGAGATTTTATTTTTTGGGCTCTAACTGGAAGCATCGGGTTGAGCATGTGGGTGCCAAGGAGGCCATTGATCAGGAAGGCCCGCTGATAGTCTGA
- a CDS encoding helix-turn-helix domain-containing protein — translation MIKPSEISTADFKSRGIGPIGFDFADLADVYGRIGNLMIEPHRHSFYEVIWFTRSLGKHFVDFAAYDIRPNTLFFISKNQVHSYEKRNDIQGHLMRFQENFVRKLPDDRMAWFHYSLFKPGTPPFRLIPDSKCSFFSTLITLIQRETGSSDQHRHEDMLLDLLDAFLIEAERIEPEYDSSSMEQQTIMNVYYEFVSHLEQHYTEHYRVEQYAELVKLSPKRLSEICRTVTGMTAKKLIEERVVLEAKRYIRYSGLSIKQVCHRLGFEDPAYFSKFFKKVTSTSPTQFRQAVSEMYKQK, via the coding sequence ATGATAAAGCCTTCAGAGATATCTACGGCTGATTTCAAGTCCCGCGGAATAGGACCGATCGGCTTTGACTTTGCCGATCTTGCAGACGTCTATGGCCGGATTGGGAATCTGATGATCGAACCCCATCGCCATAGTTTTTATGAGGTGATATGGTTCACCCGGAGCCTCGGCAAACATTTTGTGGATTTTGCAGCGTATGATATCCGGCCGAATACGTTGTTTTTCATTTCAAAAAACCAGGTCCATTCTTATGAGAAACGAAATGATATCCAGGGGCACCTGATGAGGTTTCAGGAAAATTTTGTTCGTAAGCTGCCGGACGATCGCATGGCCTGGTTCCATTATTCGTTGTTTAAACCCGGGACGCCGCCTTTTCGACTGATTCCGGATTCAAAGTGTTCTTTTTTTTCAACGCTTATCACTCTGATTCAGCGGGAGACCGGATCTTCCGATCAACATCGCCATGAAGACATGCTTCTGGACCTGCTGGACGCGTTTTTGATAGAAGCCGAGCGCATCGAGCCCGAATATGATAGCAGCTCGATGGAACAACAGACCATCATGAACGTTTATTATGAATTTGTTTCTCACCTTGAGCAGCACTACACGGAACATTATCGGGTAGAGCAGTATGCAGAGCTCGTGAAGCTGTCTCCCAAACGATTGTCGGAGATTTGCCGGACGGTTACCGGCATGACGGCAAAAAAACTGATCGAGGAGCGTGTGGTTCTTGAAGCCAAGCGCTATATCAGGTATTCCGGATTGAGCATCAAACAGGTCTGCCATCGTCTGGGTTTCGAAGATCCCGCCTATTTCAGCAAATTTTTCAAGAAAGTGACATCGACAAGCCCCACTCAATTTCGTCAAGCCGTTTCCGAAATGTACAAGCAAAAATGA
- a CDS encoding DUF5320 domain-containing protein: MPGGDRTGPAGMGPMTGRGFGVCAGNADPGYANPGYGRGFGYGRGLGYGRGFCGGRGFGGGQGGRWRAPFPGYGYGGPYEAAYAADMPTTPRETEALKAQASYLEKMLEKITNRIAELEKAGKE, translated from the coding sequence ATGCCAGGTGGAGATAGAACAGGTCCTGCAGGTATGGGGCCCATGACGGGAAGAGGTTTTGGCGTTTGTGCCGGCAATGCCGATCCTGGATATGCAAATCCCGGTTACGGTAGAGGTTTCGGTTACGGCCGGGGCCTCGGTTACGGCCGGGGTTTCTGCGGTGGTCGGGGTTTTGGAGGCGGCCAGGGAGGAAGATGGAGAGCCCCTTTCCCCGGATACGGATACGGCGGGCCCTATGAAGCAGCGTATGCCGCAGATATGCCGACAACACCCCGGGAAACCGAGGCACTCAAAGCCCAGGCGTCTTATCTGGAGAAAATGTTGGAAAAGATTACAAACCGAATCGCCGAGCTTGAAAAGGCCGGTAAAGAATAA
- the cas1c gene encoding type I-C CRISPR-associated endonuclease Cas1c: MKRHLNTLFVTTQGAYLAKEGETAVVKVEKEVRLRVPIHTIGGIVCFGNVGCSPFLMGFCAERDVAISFLSEHGRFLARVQGPVSGNVLLRREQYRRADDPDTSAEMARSVITGKICNCRTVLGRALRDHGDKPGADRIQHASKRLAASLKSLALEKSLDAVRGIEGDAANMYFSVFDHLITSQKKDFSFHGRSRRPPLDKVNCLLSFLYTLVMHDVRSALESVGLDPAVGFLHRDRPGRPSLALDIMEEFRPFIADRMALSLINLSQVQKKGFEKSESGAVLMDNETRKTLLVAYQKRKQDEIVHPFLNEKVTIGLLFHTQALLLARYLRGDLDGYPSFIWK, translated from the coding sequence ATGAAACGACATCTCAACACGCTTTTTGTAACGACGCAAGGTGCGTATCTCGCGAAAGAAGGGGAAACAGCCGTAGTAAAAGTAGAAAAAGAAGTCCGGCTGCGTGTTCCGATTCATACAATTGGCGGGATTGTCTGCTTTGGAAACGTAGGGTGCAGCCCGTTTTTAATGGGGTTTTGCGCCGAACGCGATGTGGCGATTAGCTTTCTGTCCGAGCATGGGCGGTTCCTGGCGCGGGTTCAGGGGCCGGTTTCCGGAAATGTTCTCTTGCGAAGGGAGCAATATCGGCGTGCGGATGATCCGGATACATCCGCCGAAATGGCAAGATCGGTGATCACAGGCAAGATTTGCAATTGCCGGACGGTTCTGGGGCGGGCCTTGAGAGATCATGGTGATAAGCCGGGTGCGGACAGAATTCAACATGCGTCGAAGCGGCTCGCGGCTTCTCTGAAATCGTTGGCTCTGGAGAAATCCCTGGATGCAGTTCGCGGGATTGAAGGGGATGCCGCGAATATGTATTTCAGCGTATTTGACCATTTGATAACGTCCCAGAAGAAAGACTTTTCCTTTCATGGAAGGAGCCGTCGGCCACCCCTGGACAAGGTGAACTGCCTCTTGTCCTTTTTGTATACCCTTGTAATGCACGATGTTCGCTCCGCCCTTGAATCGGTGGGGCTGGACCCGGCGGTCGGTTTTTTACACCGGGACAGGCCCGGGAGGCCCAGCCTTGCGCTTGACATAATGGAGGAATTCAGGCCGTTCATCGCCGATCGTATGGCGCTTTCCCTTATAAATCTGTCTCAGGTGCAGAAAAAGGGGTTCGAAAAATCTGAATCCGGTGCGGTTCTGATGGACAATGAAACACGAAAGACCCTTCTTGTTGCCTATCAGAAACGAAAACAGGATGAGATTGTGCATCCGTTTCTTAATGAAAAAGTTACCATCGGGTTATTATTCCATACTCAAGCTTTACTGCTGGCCCGTTATCTGAGGGGGGATCTGGATGGATATCCGTCATTTATCTGGAAATAG
- a CDS encoding molecular chaperone TorD family protein codes for MKIINPYLRSDVYCLLSECYLYPENEKRMEIQHQSARVKDILDNLALHTGYISSDAADGFLSALGAPLLEDCQVEYVRLFDYRPKCGIYESSHIKSEGENPAKLQLLLEECYSHFGLGMSDGVSGPPDHLSIELEFMHFLSHKEAQAMEAGLEEDVETFLTAQREFSTHHLITWVPGFCDCLASHAQLDVYKRLSSITQTFVSEDLKYLDGLFQEK; via the coding sequence TTGAAAATTATTAATCCATACCTCAGAAGTGATGTGTATTGCCTTTTATCGGAATGTTATCTTTATCCGGAAAACGAAAAACGCATGGAGATTCAACATCAATCCGCCCGGGTGAAGGATATTCTGGACAACCTGGCCCTTCATACCGGATATATTTCATCCGATGCGGCGGACGGATTCCTGTCCGCTCTCGGGGCGCCGCTTCTTGAAGACTGTCAGGTGGAGTATGTCCGGCTGTTCGATTACCGGCCGAAATGCGGAATATATGAATCATCTCATATAAAATCGGAAGGGGAAAATCCGGCAAAACTGCAGCTGCTGTTAGAAGAATGCTACAGCCATTTCGGACTCGGCATGTCGGATGGCGTCTCGGGCCCTCCGGACCATCTCTCTATTGAATTGGAGTTTATGCATTTTTTATCGCACAAGGAAGCACAGGCCATGGAAGCGGGCCTTGAAGAAGATGTGGAAACCTTTCTGACGGCTCAGAGGGAGTTCTCGACCCATCACCTGATCACCTGGGTGCCCGGATTTTGTGACTGTCTGGCGTCTCACGCGCAATTGGATGTTTATAAGCGGTTGTCATCCATCACCCAAACCTTTGTTTCTGAGGATTTGAAGTATCTTGATGGACTTTTTCAGGAAAAATAA
- a CDS encoding 4Fe-4S binding protein, protein MDFFRKNNSTKNEPPQKSLSRRQFFRKLIQPTAYNDPPVIDTDRCIAGKSDCRLCQEQCPFDALGFHDGKIQVFASCCRECGLCEAICPCGAVSFKSDPWDAFFSSLIESECALKSSRLIITCESGASAIREWMRGKKEKHDQPHVVRVPCIAAVSHIQLLMARYCGIRAVSCICPNLQCINRAAVDRWQAVLDGSRRLTALMKTDLTIESFAWNPEDLKPEDIVFAPDSERDVPDPVKIDHPVPRDISVLLTRLADCNDTENLIADDLPLPFFDVVTDENRCMVCGSCARNCPTQALRIEDGETRRLVFTPADCVGCRTCVHKCPEQLIRLRRYVNLSQIMNRKTICKAEDGRVNCRKCGRLIANRTLLLKIEQRLREKGFDSSADALYLCDQCKRDAVSPFHS, encoded by the coding sequence ATGGACTTTTTCAGGAAAAATAACAGCACGAAAAACGAACCGCCTCAAAAATCGTTGAGCCGAAGGCAGTTTTTTCGAAAATTAATTCAGCCGACGGCGTATAATGATCCGCCGGTTATCGATACGGACAGATGCATTGCCGGGAAAAGCGATTGCCGGTTATGTCAGGAACAATGTCCGTTTGATGCCTTAGGGTTCCATGACGGAAAAATACAGGTGTTCGCAAGCTGTTGCAGGGAATGCGGATTATGTGAGGCCATATGTCCGTGTGGGGCTGTTTCATTCAAATCCGATCCATGGGACGCCTTTTTTTCATCATTGATCGAATCCGAATGCGCTTTGAAATCGTCACGGCTGATCATTACGTGTGAATCCGGCGCATCGGCCATCCGGGAATGGATGCGCGGGAAAAAGGAAAAACATGATCAACCACATGTCGTCAGGGTACCCTGTATTGCCGCCGTGTCGCATATACAGCTGCTGATGGCCCGATACTGCGGTATCCGGGCTGTCAGCTGCATCTGCCCGAATCTTCAATGCATCAACCGCGCGGCTGTCGATCGATGGCAGGCGGTGCTCGATGGCTCAAGGCGGCTGACGGCGCTGATGAAAACAGATTTAACGATTGAAAGTTTTGCTTGGAATCCGGAAGATCTGAAGCCGGAGGATATCGTCTTTGCCCCGGATTCGGAGAGGGATGTTCCGGATCCGGTGAAAATCGATCATCCGGTTCCTCGCGACATCTCTGTTTTACTCACTCGTCTGGCAGACTGCAACGATACCGAGAATCTGATTGCAGATGATTTGCCGCTTCCGTTTTTTGATGTCGTTACCGATGAAAACCGCTGCATGGTGTGCGGTTCCTGTGCCAGGAACTGCCCTACCCAGGCGTTGCGCATTGAAGACGGTGAAACCCGGCGACTGGTTTTTACTCCGGCCGACTGTGTCGGTTGCCGGACGTGTGTGCACAAGTGCCCGGAGCAGTTGATCCGTCTGCGCCGATATGTCAATCTGTCTCAGATCATGAACCGAAAAACCATATGCAAGGCCGAAGACGGGCGCGTCAATTGCCGAAAGTGTGGCCGTTTGATCGCCAATCGAACCCTGTTGTTGAAAATAGAGCAGCGGCTCAGGGAAAAAGGTTTTGATTCCTCAGCAGATGCCCTGTATCTGTGTGACCAGTGCAAACGGGATGCAGTGTCGCCGTTCCATTCATAA
- a CDS encoding sigma 54-interacting transcriptional regulator — translation MNCCEKFTAVKEAPFLNEFNETGYAKPKNRTFQSLFETTGAGTVIIEKDMTISMANLTFERLTGYDRREIQNRMKFTALLHPDEVEQIKGYHVNRRKCGNIPPTYECRIVTRLNEIRHVVLEAAIIPETGKSIISIIDISDRICIEKALCQSIKQQLNLLENLPGMAYRRCNDAHFSMAFMSDGCSALTGYSRCSLICEKENGYHELIHPEDRDRIRQRIAKALMNKEPFRIHYRIRTASGQEKWVWDQGIGIFSETGDLLSIDGYISDFTMFKKIENIYKQRHQVLQGENTRLRSYIKECCGRGFCGIIGVSKAMREVYELILKTADIDDNVVIHGESGTGKELVARAVHEQSRYRNGNFVVVNCGAIPQSIIESEFFGYKKGAFTNAGQDKPGYLDAAAGGTLFLDELEEMSLNMQVKMLRAIEGRGYTPVGDTRVKQSNCRIVTATNKNLNDLVHAGTMREDFYFRINIIPIHVPPLRDRKEDIPLLVDYFMKQHGNGDEPKIDDAMFQQLMAYGWPGNVRELENAIHRYVTLGEMDFMKQGGSTGVSGTCNSEIVVQESASDDFKPLYNAVQDFEKQYIFKLMDKYRWHKSRVAEILGIDRRTLYRKLKAFGLA, via the coding sequence ATGAACTGTTGCGAAAAATTTACCGCGGTTAAAGAAGCACCCTTTCTGAACGAATTTAATGAAACCGGGTATGCAAAACCCAAAAACCGGACATTCCAGAGCCTTTTTGAAACAACCGGTGCGGGTACGGTGATCATTGAAAAAGACATGACCATTTCCATGGCCAATTTAACCTTTGAAAGGCTGACCGGTTATGATCGCCGGGAGATTCAGAACCGTATGAAGTTTACGGCTCTGCTTCACCCCGATGAAGTGGAACAGATCAAGGGCTATCATGTGAACCGGCGAAAGTGCGGGAATATTCCTCCAACCTATGAATGCCGGATTGTAACCCGCTTAAACGAGATCCGCCATGTTGTTCTGGAGGCGGCCATCATTCCGGAAACCGGTAAAAGCATTATTTCCATTATTGATATTTCCGACCGCATCTGTATCGAAAAAGCGTTGTGTCAAAGCATTAAACAGCAACTGAATCTGCTGGAAAATTTGCCGGGCATGGCGTATCGACGATGCAACGATGCGCATTTTTCAATGGCGTTTATGAGCGACGGCTGCTCTGCGTTGACCGGGTATTCACGATGCAGCCTGATTTGCGAAAAAGAAAACGGCTACCACGAATTGATTCATCCTGAAGATCGGGATCGTATTCGGCAGCGGATTGCTAAAGCCTTGATGAACAAGGAACCGTTTCGGATTCATTACCGAATCCGGACAGCATCAGGACAAGAAAAATGGGTGTGGGATCAGGGGATCGGAATTTTTTCAGAAACCGGTGATCTGTTGTCGATTGACGGATATATTTCAGATTTCACCATGTTTAAAAAAATCGAAAATATCTACAAACAGCGGCATCAGGTACTTCAGGGAGAAAATACAAGGCTGCGCTCCTATATCAAAGAATGCTGCGGCAGGGGATTCTGCGGTATTATCGGAGTGAGCAAAGCCATGCGTGAGGTATATGAGCTGATATTAAAAACCGCGGACATCGATGACAATGTGGTGATACACGGTGAATCCGGAACCGGCAAGGAACTGGTGGCACGAGCCGTTCACGAACAAAGCAGATACCGCAACGGGAATTTTGTCGTGGTCAACTGCGGTGCTATTCCCCAATCCATTATTGAGAGTGAATTTTTTGGTTATAAAAAAGGGGCGTTTACAAACGCCGGTCAAGACAAGCCGGGGTATCTGGATGCAGCCGCGGGCGGTACGCTTTTTCTCGATGAACTGGAGGAAATGAGTCTGAATATGCAGGTTAAAATGCTCCGGGCGATCGAGGGAAGGGGATATACGCCGGTGGGCGATACCCGGGTGAAACAATCAAACTGCCGGATTGTGACGGCCACCAATAAAAATTTGAATGATCTGGTCCATGCAGGGACCATGCGGGAAGATTTTTATTTCCGGATCAACATCATTCCGATTCACGTACCGCCGTTGAGAGACCGAAAGGAAGACATCCCCCTGCTCGTCGACTATTTCATGAAGCAGCATGGCAACGGAGACGAACCAAAGATAGACGATGCCATGTTTCAGCAATTGATGGCATATGGGTGGCCCGGCAATGTCCGGGAGCTGGAAAATGCGATTCATCGTTATGTGACGTTGGGGGAAATGGATTTTATGAAACAGGGGGGCAGCACCGGCGTTTCCGGGACATGTAATTCGGAAATTGTTGTGCAGGAGTCGGCTTCGGATGATTTCAAACCCCTTTATAACGCGGTACAGGATTTCGAGAAGCAATATATTTTTAAGCTTATGGACAAGTACCGATGGCATAAATCACGTGTCGCTGAAATTCTGGGCATTGATCGCCGGACATTGTATCGAAAATTAAAGGCGTTCGGACTGGCGTAG
- a CDS encoding NifB/NifX family molybdenum-iron cluster-binding protein, which yields MKTALTIWENRISPVFDSAQTFLIVDIQNGNVVDRYHEIIAYDSPVFKVVKLHELEIEMLICGAISREPANLIDAYGIQIIPFISGDFNQILNAYLKGSLLNESRYRMPGCGSRRRRRLRSGPPMHNCHRRSEF from the coding sequence ATGAAAACAGCCCTGACCATATGGGAAAATCGAATATCACCGGTATTTGATTCCGCGCAAACTTTTTTGATCGTCGACATTCAGAACGGAAACGTTGTCGATCGTTATCACGAAATAATCGCTTACGATTCACCGGTTTTTAAAGTTGTAAAACTTCATGAGCTGGAGATCGAGATGTTGATTTGCGGGGCAATATCACGGGAGCCTGCCAATTTAATCGATGCGTACGGTATTCAAATAATTCCCTTTATTTCCGGTGACTTCAATCAGATATTGAACGCGTATCTGAAGGGCAGCTTATTAAATGAGTCCAGATACAGAATGCCCGGATGCGGATCGAGACGGCGAAGGCGTCTTCGCTCGGGGCCGCCGATGCATAATTGCCATCGGCGTAGCGAATTTTAA